The Penaeus monodon isolate SGIC_2016 chromosome 5, NSTDA_Pmon_1, whole genome shotgun sequence genome window below encodes:
- the LOC119573257 gene encoding calcium-binding mitochondrial carrier protein SCaMC-2-A-like isoform X6 codes for MTAGTEHQLSMGFPDPLRTHDTHGLTTHTRAESMGSGRKYHAAHARADLSMGGRLDNSGGVQHNIGAGAVRAMSGAGARGAIGTMVMIYGTAEVCARTQCGLTFVPSTFPISKDQQRMDKDGTLDISFDEWRDYLLFHPSANLHDIILYWRHATNLDVGEDLSVPDDFSLEEWLSGKWWRHLVAGGVAGMVSRTCTAPLDRLKVFLQVHGAKQFHSLSNCFKYMLQEGGVKSLWRGNGINVLKIAPESALKFAAYEQAKRMVLQFGGSKERELTIYERFVAGSFAGGFSQSVIYPLEVLKTRLALRKTGQYKSIADAAVKIYKTEGVKSFYRGYIPNILGIIPYAGIDLAIYETLKKSYMEQYSDGRNPSVLAIIACGAFSSSCGQVASYPLALVRTRLQAQVIAPGVVHNQPITMSGLFRHIIAKEGPTGLYRGITPNFMKVAPAVSISYVVYEKCRQMLGVSMT; via the exons ATGACGGCCGGCACGGAACATCAGCTCAGCATGGGCTTCCCAGATCCCCTGAGAACTCACGACACACACGGACTAACGACCCACACGCGGGCGGAAAGCATGGGCAGTGGGCGAAAGTACCACGCTGCCCACGCCCGAGCTGACCTGTCTATGGGCGGGCGGCTAGACAACAGCGGGGGCGTCCAGCACAACATAGGCGCTGGGGCTGTGCGGGCGATGTCGGGGGCAGGTGCGCGCGGTGCTATAGGTACTATGGTGATGATCTATGGCACGGCGGAAGTATGCGCGAGAACGCAGTGTGGACTTACCTTTGTGCCCAGCACCTTCCCCATTTCCAAAGACCAGCAAAG AATGGACAAAGATGGCACATTAGACATCAGTTTTGATGAGTGGCGTGACTATCTTCTCTTCCACCCCTCGGCCAATCTCCATGACATCATCCTCTACTGGAGACATGCCACG AATCTTGATGTAGGAGAGGACCTCTCAGTGCCTGATGACTTTTCACTTGAGGAATGGCTCTCTGGAAAATGGTGGCGTCACTTGGTGGCAGGAGGCGTGGCTGGCATGGTATCAAGAACTTGCACAGCGCCACTTGACAGACTCAAAGTATTTCTGCAG GTTCATGGAGCAAAACAGTTTCACAGTTTATCCAACTGCTTTAAGTACATGCTTCAAGAAGGAGGTGTCAAAAGTCTGTGGCGAGGTAATGGAATCAATGTCTTGAAGATTGCACCAGAGTCTGCCCTGAAGTTTGCTGCTTATGAACAAGCCAAGCGCATGGTGTTGCAGTTTGGTGGcagcaaagagagagagttgaCCATATATGAGCGCTTTGTGGCAGGCTCCTTCGCTGGAGGTTTTTCACAGTCCGTAATTTATCCTCTTGAG GTTTTGAAGACCAGATTAGCACTCCGAAAAACTGGCCAATACAAGAGTATAGCAGACGCAGCTGTCAAAATTTATAAGACCGAGGGTGTAAAATCATTCTACAGAGGTTACATCCCCAACATTCTAGGGATTATACCATATGCGGGTATTGACCTTGCCATAtatgaaaccttaaaaaaatcttACATGGAGCAATATTCAGATGGCAGGAACCCTTCAGTTCTAGCCATTATTGCCTGTGGAGCATTCTCTTCTTCGTGTGGTCAGGTTGCGTCCTACCCTCTGGCTCTTGTTCGCACCAGGCTACAAGCACAAG TTATAGCCCCTGGAGTGGTCCACAACCAGCCAATCACAATGTCTGGACTGTTCCGTCACATTATTGCCAAAGAGGGACCCACTGGCCTTTATCGCGGCATCACACCAAACTTTATGAAGGTTGCTCCGGCTGTCAGCATCTCCTATGTTGTCTACGAGAAATGTCGACAAATGTTAGGGGTATCCATGACTTAA
- the LOC119573257 gene encoding calcium-binding mitochondrial carrier protein SCaMC-2-A-like isoform X5, with product MTAGTEHQLSMGFPDPLRTHDTHGLTTHTRAESMGSGRKYHAAHARADLSMGGRLDNSGGVQHNIGAGAVRAMSGAGARGAIGTMVMIYGTAEVCARTQCGLTFVPSTFPISKDQQRIAMDKDGTLDISFDEWRDYLLFHPSANLHDIILYWRHATNLDVGEDLSVPDDFSLEEWLSGKWWRHLVAGGVAGMVSRTCTAPLDRLKVFLQVHGAKQFHSLSNCFKYMLQEGGVKSLWRGNGINVLKIAPESALKFAAYEQAKRMVLQFGGSKERELTIYERFVAGSFAGGFSQSVIYPLEVLKTRLALRKTGQYKSIADAAVKIYKTEGVKSFYRGYIPNILGIIPYAGIDLAIYETLKKSYMEQYSDGRNPSVLAIIACGAFSSSCGQVASYPLALVRTRLQAQVIAPGVVHNQPITMSGLFRHIIAKEGPTGLYRGITPNFMKVAPAVSISYVVYEKCRQMLGVSMT from the exons ATGACGGCCGGCACGGAACATCAGCTCAGCATGGGCTTCCCAGATCCCCTGAGAACTCACGACACACACGGACTAACGACCCACACGCGGGCGGAAAGCATGGGCAGTGGGCGAAAGTACCACGCTGCCCACGCCCGAGCTGACCTGTCTATGGGCGGGCGGCTAGACAACAGCGGGGGCGTCCAGCACAACATAGGCGCTGGGGCTGTGCGGGCGATGTCGGGGGCAGGTGCGCGCGGTGCTATAGGTACTATGGTGATGATCTATGGCACGGCGGAAGTATGCGCGAGAACGCAGTGTGGACTTACCTTTGTGCCCAGCACCTTCCCCATTTCCAAAGACCAGCAAAG AATAGC AATGGACAAAGATGGCACATTAGACATCAGTTTTGATGAGTGGCGTGACTATCTTCTCTTCCACCCCTCGGCCAATCTCCATGACATCATCCTCTACTGGAGACATGCCACG AATCTTGATGTAGGAGAGGACCTCTCAGTGCCTGATGACTTTTCACTTGAGGAATGGCTCTCTGGAAAATGGTGGCGTCACTTGGTGGCAGGAGGCGTGGCTGGCATGGTATCAAGAACTTGCACAGCGCCACTTGACAGACTCAAAGTATTTCTGCAG GTTCATGGAGCAAAACAGTTTCACAGTTTATCCAACTGCTTTAAGTACATGCTTCAAGAAGGAGGTGTCAAAAGTCTGTGGCGAGGTAATGGAATCAATGTCTTGAAGATTGCACCAGAGTCTGCCCTGAAGTTTGCTGCTTATGAACAAGCCAAGCGCATGGTGTTGCAGTTTGGTGGcagcaaagagagagagttgaCCATATATGAGCGCTTTGTGGCAGGCTCCTTCGCTGGAGGTTTTTCACAGTCCGTAATTTATCCTCTTGAG GTTTTGAAGACCAGATTAGCACTCCGAAAAACTGGCCAATACAAGAGTATAGCAGACGCAGCTGTCAAAATTTATAAGACCGAGGGTGTAAAATCATTCTACAGAGGTTACATCCCCAACATTCTAGGGATTATACCATATGCGGGTATTGACCTTGCCATAtatgaaaccttaaaaaaatcttACATGGAGCAATATTCAGATGGCAGGAACCCTTCAGTTCTAGCCATTATTGCCTGTGGAGCATTCTCTTCTTCGTGTGGTCAGGTTGCGTCCTACCCTCTGGCTCTTGTTCGCACCAGGCTACAAGCACAAG TTATAGCCCCTGGAGTGGTCCACAACCAGCCAATCACAATGTCTGGACTGTTCCGTCACATTATTGCCAAAGAGGGACCCACTGGCCTTTATCGCGGCATCACACCAAACTTTATGAAGGTTGCTCCGGCTGTCAGCATCTCCTATGTTGTCTACGAGAAATGTCGACAAATGTTAGGGGTATCCATGACTTAA
- the LOC119573257 gene encoding calcium-binding mitochondrial carrier protein SCaMC-2-A-like isoform X4, with protein MATCGPSVSVTSTSGPSSETSPSSGGSTLTSSGETSPAWPDECLDVTTVSEDMIPIAPILQDLQSTDGPLHSDSEDSEDVISDVAAELLAETLDFFIELSNIFANLISDTSEEKPCICTKYVVREGEDGMDKDGTLDISFDEWRDYLLFHPSANLHDIILYWRHATNLDVGEDLSVPDDFSLEEWLSGKWWRHLVAGGVAGMVSRTCTAPLDRLKVFLQVHGAKQFHSLSNCFKYMLQEGGVKSLWRGNGINVLKIAPESALKFAAYEQAKRMVLQFGGSKERELTIYERFVAGSFAGGFSQSVIYPLEVLKTRLALRKTGQYKSIADAAVKIYKTEGVKSFYRGYIPNILGIIPYAGIDLAIYETLKKSYMEQYSDGRNPSVLAIIACGAFSSSCGQVASYPLALVRTRLQAQVIAPGVVHNQPITMSGLFRHIIAKEGPTGLYRGITPNFMKVAPAVSISYVVYEKCRQMLGVSMT; from the exons ATGGCAACATGTGGTCCCTCCGTGTCCGTGACCAGCACTTCGGGGCCTTCCTCAGAGACATCGCCTTCGTCAGGAGGATCCACGCTGACCTCCTCGGGAGAGACAAGTCCGGCGTGGCCAGACGAGTGCCTGGACGTGACCACCGTGTCCGAGGACATGATTCCCATCGCCCCCATCCTGCAGGACCTCCAGAGCACAGACGGCCCCTTGCACAGCGACTCCGAAGATTCCGAGGATGTCATCTCCGACGTGGCTGCCGAGCTGTTGGCCGAGACGCTCGACTTCTTCATCGAACTTTCGAATATATTCGCCAACCTTATCTCCGATACGAGCGAGGAAAAGCCCTGCATATGTACCAAGTATGTGGTACGTGAGGGCGAGGATGG AATGGACAAAGATGGCACATTAGACATCAGTTTTGATGAGTGGCGTGACTATCTTCTCTTCCACCCCTCGGCCAATCTCCATGACATCATCCTCTACTGGAGACATGCCACG AATCTTGATGTAGGAGAGGACCTCTCAGTGCCTGATGACTTTTCACTTGAGGAATGGCTCTCTGGAAAATGGTGGCGTCACTTGGTGGCAGGAGGCGTGGCTGGCATGGTATCAAGAACTTGCACAGCGCCACTTGACAGACTCAAAGTATTTCTGCAG GTTCATGGAGCAAAACAGTTTCACAGTTTATCCAACTGCTTTAAGTACATGCTTCAAGAAGGAGGTGTCAAAAGTCTGTGGCGAGGTAATGGAATCAATGTCTTGAAGATTGCACCAGAGTCTGCCCTGAAGTTTGCTGCTTATGAACAAGCCAAGCGCATGGTGTTGCAGTTTGGTGGcagcaaagagagagagttgaCCATATATGAGCGCTTTGTGGCAGGCTCCTTCGCTGGAGGTTTTTCACAGTCCGTAATTTATCCTCTTGAG GTTTTGAAGACCAGATTAGCACTCCGAAAAACTGGCCAATACAAGAGTATAGCAGACGCAGCTGTCAAAATTTATAAGACCGAGGGTGTAAAATCATTCTACAGAGGTTACATCCCCAACATTCTAGGGATTATACCATATGCGGGTATTGACCTTGCCATAtatgaaaccttaaaaaaatcttACATGGAGCAATATTCAGATGGCAGGAACCCTTCAGTTCTAGCCATTATTGCCTGTGGAGCATTCTCTTCTTCGTGTGGTCAGGTTGCGTCCTACCCTCTGGCTCTTGTTCGCACCAGGCTACAAGCACAAG TTATAGCCCCTGGAGTGGTCCACAACCAGCCAATCACAATGTCTGGACTGTTCCGTCACATTATTGCCAAAGAGGGACCCACTGGCCTTTATCGCGGCATCACACCAAACTTTATGAAGGTTGCTCCGGCTGTCAGCATCTCCTATGTTGTCTACGAGAAATGTCGACAAATGTTAGGGGTATCCATGACTTAA
- the LOC119573257 gene encoding calcium-binding mitochondrial carrier protein SCaMC-2-A-like isoform X3 produces MATCGPSVSVTSTSGPSSETSPSSGGSTLTSSGETSPAWPDECLDVTTVSEDMIPIAPILQDLQSTDGPLHSDSEDSEDVISDVAAELLAETLDFFIELSNIFANLISDTSEEKPCICTKYVVREGEDGIAMDKDGTLDISFDEWRDYLLFHPSANLHDIILYWRHATNLDVGEDLSVPDDFSLEEWLSGKWWRHLVAGGVAGMVSRTCTAPLDRLKVFLQVHGAKQFHSLSNCFKYMLQEGGVKSLWRGNGINVLKIAPESALKFAAYEQAKRMVLQFGGSKERELTIYERFVAGSFAGGFSQSVIYPLEVLKTRLALRKTGQYKSIADAAVKIYKTEGVKSFYRGYIPNILGIIPYAGIDLAIYETLKKSYMEQYSDGRNPSVLAIIACGAFSSSCGQVASYPLALVRTRLQAQVIAPGVVHNQPITMSGLFRHIIAKEGPTGLYRGITPNFMKVAPAVSISYVVYEKCRQMLGVSMT; encoded by the exons ATGGCAACATGTGGTCCCTCCGTGTCCGTGACCAGCACTTCGGGGCCTTCCTCAGAGACATCGCCTTCGTCAGGAGGATCCACGCTGACCTCCTCGGGAGAGACAAGTCCGGCGTGGCCAGACGAGTGCCTGGACGTGACCACCGTGTCCGAGGACATGATTCCCATCGCCCCCATCCTGCAGGACCTCCAGAGCACAGACGGCCCCTTGCACAGCGACTCCGAAGATTCCGAGGATGTCATCTCCGACGTGGCTGCCGAGCTGTTGGCCGAGACGCTCGACTTCTTCATCGAACTTTCGAATATATTCGCCAACCTTATCTCCGATACGAGCGAGGAAAAGCCCTGCATATGTACCAAGTATGTGGTACGTGAGGGCGAGGATGG AATAGC AATGGACAAAGATGGCACATTAGACATCAGTTTTGATGAGTGGCGTGACTATCTTCTCTTCCACCCCTCGGCCAATCTCCATGACATCATCCTCTACTGGAGACATGCCACG AATCTTGATGTAGGAGAGGACCTCTCAGTGCCTGATGACTTTTCACTTGAGGAATGGCTCTCTGGAAAATGGTGGCGTCACTTGGTGGCAGGAGGCGTGGCTGGCATGGTATCAAGAACTTGCACAGCGCCACTTGACAGACTCAAAGTATTTCTGCAG GTTCATGGAGCAAAACAGTTTCACAGTTTATCCAACTGCTTTAAGTACATGCTTCAAGAAGGAGGTGTCAAAAGTCTGTGGCGAGGTAATGGAATCAATGTCTTGAAGATTGCACCAGAGTCTGCCCTGAAGTTTGCTGCTTATGAACAAGCCAAGCGCATGGTGTTGCAGTTTGGTGGcagcaaagagagagagttgaCCATATATGAGCGCTTTGTGGCAGGCTCCTTCGCTGGAGGTTTTTCACAGTCCGTAATTTATCCTCTTGAG GTTTTGAAGACCAGATTAGCACTCCGAAAAACTGGCCAATACAAGAGTATAGCAGACGCAGCTGTCAAAATTTATAAGACCGAGGGTGTAAAATCATTCTACAGAGGTTACATCCCCAACATTCTAGGGATTATACCATATGCGGGTATTGACCTTGCCATAtatgaaaccttaaaaaaatcttACATGGAGCAATATTCAGATGGCAGGAACCCTTCAGTTCTAGCCATTATTGCCTGTGGAGCATTCTCTTCTTCGTGTGGTCAGGTTGCGTCCTACCCTCTGGCTCTTGTTCGCACCAGGCTACAAGCACAAG TTATAGCCCCTGGAGTGGTCCACAACCAGCCAATCACAATGTCTGGACTGTTCCGTCACATTATTGCCAAAGAGGGACCCACTGGCCTTTATCGCGGCATCACACCAAACTTTATGAAGGTTGCTCCGGCTGTCAGCATCTCCTATGTTGTCTACGAGAAATGTCGACAAATGTTAGGGGTATCCATGACTTAA